Below is a window of Mycobacterium sp. 050128 DNA.
TTCCGCGGCGATCCTGACCGCGACCCTCTTGGCGGGCAAACCAGCGTGGATCGGCGCGCTGCTGGGTCTCATCCTGGTGCTCACCTGCACGCTCGGTGACCTGGTGGAGTCGCAGGTGAAGCGGGACCTCGGCATCAAGGACATGGGCCGACTGCTCCCCGGCCACGGCGGCCTGATGGACCGGCTCGACGGAGTGCTGCCGTCGGCCGTCGCGGCCTGGATCGTGCTCACCTTGGTTCCCTAGGCGGCCCGCCGCTAGCCGATACTGGACAGAACATGGCCCAACAATTGGTGTTCGGAGAGCCGCGGGCGGGAAAGCCGCCGCGGCACCTCGCTGACCTTGACGCGGAAGGCCGGGCGTCTGCCGTCGAGGAGCTCGGCTTGCCGGCGTTTCGGGCCAAGCAGCTCGCGCACCAGTACTACGGCCGGTTGATCGCCGATCCGCGGCAGATGACCGACCTTCCGGCGGCCGTGCGCGACGTGATCGCCGAGACGATGTTCCCGAACCTGCTGAGCGTCGCACGGGAAATCACCTGCGACGCGGGGCAGACGCGAAAGACGTTGTGGCGGGCCGTCAACGACCCTGCCGGCACCACGTTCGAGTCGGTCCTGATGCGCTATCCGCAGCGCAACACCGTGTGCATCTCGTCGCAGGCGGGTTGCGGCATGGCGTGTCCGTTCTGTGCGACCGGCCAGGGCGGATTGACGCGCAACCTGTCGACCGCCGAGATCACCGAACAGGTGCGGGCCGCCGCGGTGGCGTTGCGCGACGAGTTCGGTGACCGGCTGTCGAACGTGGTGTTCATGGGGATGGGGGAGCCGCTGGCCAACTACGCCCGGGCGGTGGCCGGGGTGCGGCGCATCACCGAGGCACCGCCGCACGGCTTCGGCATCTCGGCCCGCTCGGTGACGGTGTCGACGGTCGGCCTGGCCCCGGCGATCCGCAAGCTCGCCGACGAACGGCTGGGCGTGACGCTGGCGTTGTCGCTGCACGCTCCGGACGACGAGCTGCGCGACACGCTGGTTCCGGTCAACAACCGGTGGAAGATCAGCGAGGCGCTCGACGCCGCGCGATACTACGGCGACGTGACGGGCCGGCGGGTGTCGATCGAGTATGCGCTGATTCGCGACGTCAACGACCAGCCCTGGCGCGCCGACCTGCTGGGCAAGCGACTGCACGGCGCGCTCGGGCCGCTGGTGCATGTGAACCTGATCCCGCTCAACCCGACTCCGGGCAGCGATTGGGACGCCAGCCCTAAAGACGTCGAGCGCGAATTCGTCCGGCGAGTCCGGGCGAAAGGCGTCTCGTGCACGGTCCGAGACACCCGGGGCCGCGAGATCAGCGCCGCCTGTGGACAGCTGGCCGCCGAAGGCGGGAAGCCGCGGCGCTGAACCGGGCACGGCCCTACGCCGTGTTGTGAGGTAACAGTCCAGCAAAGGGGGTTTGGCATGACGATTCGCTTTTTCTCACGCTTCAAGATGTTTGCCGCGGCCATCATGACGGGCCTTGTCGCGGCGGTCCTGATATCGGCCGCCGCACCGCGGGCGCAGGCCGCCGACGACCGGCTGCAGTTCACCGGAACCACGTTGAGCGGGGCGCCGTTCAACGGTGCCAGCCTGCAGGGGAAACCGGCGGTGCTGTGGTTCTGGGCGCCGTTCTGCCCGTTCTGCAACGCCGAAGCTCCCGGAGTGGCCCAGGTCGCGGCCGCCAATCCCGGTGTCACCTTCGTCGGCATCGCCGGTCACTCCGACCCCGGCGCGGAGCAGGCCTTCGTCTCCAAATACGGCCTGAACTTCACCAACCTCAACGACGCCGACGGCTCGATCTGGGCGCGCTACAACGTGCCCTGGCAGCCGGCCTACGTGTTCTACCGGGCGGACGGCAGTTCGACGTTCGTCAACAACCCCACCTCGGCGATGCCCCAGCAGGAACTGGCCGGTCGGGTGGCCGCGCTGAAGTGAACCAGGGCCTCGTCGGTCTGGCATTCGCCGCCGGGTTGGTGGCCGCGGTGAACCCGTGCGGGTTCGCGATGCTGCCCGCCTATCTGGTGCTGGTGGTGCGCGGCCAGCGCACCGGAGAACGTCGCGGCCCGATGGGCGGGGTGGGACGCGCGCTGGCTGCCACCGCCGGCATGGCGCTCGGCTTTCTGACGGTGTTCGGATTGTTCGGTGCGCTGACCATCTCGGCGGCCACGACGGTGCAGCGATACCTGCCGTACGCGACCGTCGTGATCGGCGTTGTGCTTGTCGCGCTTGGGATTTGGCTGCTCTCTGGTCGGGAACTGACCGCGCTGACTCCCCGGGCGCTGGGACCGCGGTGGGCGCCGAAGGGACTGGCGGGCATGTACGGCTACGGCATCAGTTACGCGATCGCCTCGCTGTCGTGCACGATCGGGCCGTTTCTGGCGGTCACCGCCGCGGGCCTGCGCAGCGGCTCGGTCGTCACGGGCGTGTCCATCTATCTGGCCTACGTCGCGGGCCTGACGCTGGTCGTCGGCGTGCTCGCCGTTGCCGCCGCGACCGCGAGCACGGCGCTGGCCGATCGGCTGCGACGCATCCTGCCGTTCGTCAACCGGATCGGCGGCGCGTTGCTGGTGCTGGTCGGGCTGTACGTCGGCTACTACGGCTGCTACGAGTTGCGGCTGCTGAACACCACGGCGGATCCCCGGGATGCGGTGATTCTGGCGGCCGGGCGGCTACAGGGTGTGTTGGCCGGATGGGTGCATCAGCATGGCGTCTGGCCGTGGCTGGTGGCGTTGGTCGCGCTGGTGGGCGCCGCGCTGCTGAGCGCCTGGCACCGACGGGCGCGGCGCTGAGCGCTGGCCGGTCGCTAGCGGATCCAGCCGCGCCGGCGGCCCCACATGTCGCGGATCAGGATGAAGAGCGCCAGGACCGCGAAACCGATCAGGAAGTTGTCCTCGACGTGCCCGACGTGATTGCCGCGCAGCATGGCCAGCAGGAAGATGAC
It encodes the following:
- the rlmN gene encoding 23S rRNA (adenine(2503)-C(2))-methyltransferase RlmN; amino-acid sequence: MAQQLVFGEPRAGKPPRHLADLDAEGRASAVEELGLPAFRAKQLAHQYYGRLIADPRQMTDLPAAVRDVIAETMFPNLLSVAREITCDAGQTRKTLWRAVNDPAGTTFESVLMRYPQRNTVCISSQAGCGMACPFCATGQGGLTRNLSTAEITEQVRAAAVALRDEFGDRLSNVVFMGMGEPLANYARAVAGVRRITEAPPHGFGISARSVTVSTVGLAPAIRKLADERLGVTLALSLHAPDDELRDTLVPVNNRWKISEALDAARYYGDVTGRRVSIEYALIRDVNDQPWRADLLGKRLHGALGPLVHVNLIPLNPTPGSDWDASPKDVEREFVRRVRAKGVSCTVRDTRGREISAACGQLAAEGGKPRR
- a CDS encoding protein disulfide oxidoreductase; translated protein: MTIRFFSRFKMFAAAIMTGLVAAVLISAAAPRAQAADDRLQFTGTTLSGAPFNGASLQGKPAVLWFWAPFCPFCNAEAPGVAQVAAANPGVTFVGIAGHSDPGAEQAFVSKYGLNFTNLNDADGSIWARYNVPWQPAYVFYRADGSSTFVNNPTSAMPQQELAGRVAALK
- a CDS encoding cytochrome c biogenesis CcdA family protein is translated as MNQGLVGLAFAAGLVAAVNPCGFAMLPAYLVLVVRGQRTGERRGPMGGVGRALAATAGMALGFLTVFGLFGALTISAATTVQRYLPYATVVIGVVLVALGIWLLSGRELTALTPRALGPRWAPKGLAGMYGYGISYAIASLSCTIGPFLAVTAAGLRSGSVVTGVSIYLAYVAGLTLVVGVLAVAAATASTALADRLRRILPFVNRIGGALLVLVGLYVGYYGCYELRLLNTTADPRDAVILAAGRLQGVLAGWVHQHGVWPWLVALVALVGAALLSAWHRRARR
- a CDS encoding DUF2631 domain-containing protein, which produces MASTEVEHYNGVDPAEVPSAAWGWSKINTRTWHGFGIFGVIFLLAMLRGNHVGHVEDNFLIGFAVLALFILIRDMWGRRRGWIR